The sequence below is a genomic window from Gossypium hirsutum isolate 1008001.06 chromosome A11, Gossypium_hirsutum_v2.1, whole genome shotgun sequence.
aaaattattttttgaaattctcattaaacactaaaaattaaattaaatagattgAATCGAAAATACCGGAATTACAAAATTCTCATAAATAACAAGAGTTTACAAAAAGACCAGTGAACAGCACTTACTTTGGTTGATGTATGGTATAATGAGTCtgcaaagaagaaacaaaaagtGTAGCAATGGCACCCACAAATGCGAAAAACGTCCAACGAGTCCTAAAACAAGTATGAAAAGCTTGAGCTGGATATTTACTCCACATATTCTCACGATGATTATGTATTTGCTGTTTAACGTAACTGTAAATCATCGGACTAGGAACCAAATCAGTGTTCATCTTATTGAAAAGCTTAACCACTTCTTCATCACTCGTCAATCTATTGTGTAGTACGCCGGCGTCTCTCAGTTCCTGAACATTTTCGGCTTCATTGATCAATGAAACAAGGAAACCCATATATGAAGTGACGGTGAAATTGTTGTAGAAATCCGGACACATTTCGTAAGCTATTAAGTTCATGGTTGAATCATCGACGATGACCGGCGGCAACCATAAATTTCTGACGAAGAAGATACTGTTGAAACTGATGTCGGTTAAACAACTTGTTTCGCTTGCTTTTAACCTTATCCCGGCGTTTTCAAGCTCTTTTACGTTACGAAAGGTGTGTGAATGGTGCCGTTTTGTTCCTGTTTGGTTGCTGCGATTTATCAAGTACATGAAAAATCGAGTGCAAAACCTAGAATGCCGCCatggattttcttttttttctttattgaaaAGGAGTCTTACTCGTAGTAGATGCAATAAGTGAATTCGCTCTCCTTCTTGCTGCGGCCACCATTCACTAGAGCAAAATCTGTGTTAGTCGCGAGCGAagctataaattttattttattttttaaaatttggaattGTAAATTTTTATCGATAGTGGAATCGGTCAAGTTATAGATTTATAAGTTTAATTGATCCAATCAATTCATCcagtttgattaaataaataattaaaaatttcagtTCGATGACCCGATtcaattagtttaatttttttcgatTCAATTTGTTTATATAGGTTCTCAAATCAACTGGTCTAATGATTTTATTTAGACTAATACCTTTATTAATTTCTAATCCAATTTGATTCAAATAACATTGACTAAAATACAATTTGTATTATTGTATTAatgcaaaaatttaaaaaagatgtTAAACTATCAATTATCCATTTTAAAAAGTTGTAttctaaatcataattttttcctaaaaaaatgTACACTCAACAGTAACAAGACAGGCAGGGGTCGTTTTGAAAGatggaaaattacattttataatcttttaaaaattaaaaatttagaattttatatatggtaaaattatattttaaaccgaaaaattgTTCAACCCTTTTCGAAAATGATGAAATCacacatgaaaaaaaaatttaagaatcaaATTATACTTGTAAGTCTAGTTGGTTGAACAGAGAATCAAGTAAGTTATTGGACTAGAATAAAAGATTAAACCAATTAAATTGAGcgataaatagaatttttttatatttttaatattttcaaaattttatataattcaacCGAAATCAACTAATAAACCAGAATTATAAACTCCACATAATGATTCTGttttaaattccttaaattacCTGTCCTGCTGATGTGATTGTGACTCTTTCATCTCGGCTGGGTGATAACAGTGTAGTCGATGAACCTTTTGATCGCCTTCATGAACTTTTCGCCATTTTTGCTCGAGCTTGTAAGCAATTAAGAACACGAAAAGGTAATTGGTTTTCCAACAAGA
It includes:
- the LOC121209492 gene encoding uncharacterized protein isoform X1, with product MKESQSHQQDSEWWPQQEGERIHLLHLLRVRLLFNKEKKENPWRHSRFCTRFFMYLINRSNQTGTKRHHSHTFRNVKELENAGIRLKASETSCLTDISFNSIFFVRNLWLPPVIVDDSTMNLIAYEMCPDFYNNFTVTSYMGFLVSLINEAENVQELRDAGVLHNRLTSDEEVVKLFNKMNTDLVPSPMIYSYVKQQIHNHRENMWSKYPAQAFHTCFRTRWTFFAFVGAIATLFVSSLQTHYTIHQPK